The following are encoded together in the Acidovorax sp. KKS102 genome:
- a CDS encoding DUF1924 domain-containing protein, translating to MTSLRTLTLAALCALAAAGTSHAADTTAAQQLAHWSAQAGGPGNADKGKVFFTTRHGGEWSCASCHGTPPTAQGKHASTGKPIAPLAPAFNPKAFTDTAKVDKWFRRNCNDVLSRECTAVEKADVLAYLNALKT from the coding sequence ATGACTTCCCTTCGCACACTAACCTTGGCCGCGCTCTGCGCACTGGCGGCCGCTGGCACGAGCCACGCCGCCGACACCACAGCCGCCCAACAGCTTGCCCACTGGAGCGCGCAGGCCGGCGGCCCGGGCAACGCCGACAAGGGCAAAGTGTTCTTCACCACGCGCCATGGCGGCGAGTGGTCTTGCGCATCCTGCCACGGCACACCGCCCACCGCGCAGGGCAAACATGCCAGCACCGGCAAGCCGATTGCGCCCCTGGCCCCAGCCTTCAACCCCAAGGCCTTTACCGACACCGCCAAGGTGGACAAGTGGTTCCGCCGCAACTGCAACGACGTGCTGAGCCGTGAATGCACGGCAGTGGAAAAGGCCGACGTACTGGCCTACCTCAACGCCCTCAAGACCTGA
- a CDS encoding rubredoxin: MKIYMCAVCGWIYDEAAGLPDHGIAPGTRWADVPDDWRCPECNVGKADFVMCEV, from the coding sequence ATGAAAATCTACATGTGTGCCGTTTGCGGCTGGATCTACGACGAGGCTGCGGGCCTGCCCGACCATGGGATCGCGCCCGGCACCCGCTGGGCCGACGTGCCCGACGACTGGCGCTGCCCCGAATGCAATGTTGGCAAGGCTGACTTTGTGATGTGCGAGGTGTGA
- a CDS encoding sensor histidine kinase — protein MSVPGAPPASPVHWSRSLRVRLLAVTLAGVAVAMVLAGLVLSGLFREHVQQQFQAALQLQLDQITARLEFDAQGQPVMAAEALSDPRWLKPYSGLYWQVDAMAPDGRERAGVLRSRSLWDTSLALQVDALADGAVHVHEMAGPQGAPLLVLERTVRAEGVHAARWRLMVAADLQATQAATARFTGVLALSLAVLLVLLAAAAWAQVALGLKPLQALQRAVQDVQEARASQLQGRFPAEVQPLVDDFNAVLRRHGEVVERARTQAGNLAHALKTPLTVLDNAASVQPPTDEQELAALVREQVVVARRHIDWHLARSRVAASAHLPGQRTALQPVVEGLVRVMNKVHADRALDISVAPPPVPLFFAGEAQDLQEMLGNLLDNACKWARSAVRLQAQLLPAGSEPAQPQLVVAVEDDGPGIDAAQRAQALERGVRLDETVPGTGLGLAIVQDLAALYGGRLDLEPAGLGGLRATLTLPAANAH, from the coding sequence ATGAGCGTGCCTGGTGCGCCACCTGCGTCGCCTGTGCACTGGTCCCGGTCGTTGCGGGTGCGGCTGCTGGCCGTCACACTGGCGGGGGTGGCTGTGGCCATGGTGCTGGCTGGGCTGGTGCTGAGCGGGTTGTTCCGCGAGCATGTACAGCAGCAGTTTCAAGCCGCGCTGCAGCTGCAGCTGGACCAGATCACGGCGCGGTTGGAGTTTGATGCCCAGGGGCAGCCGGTGATGGCGGCCGAGGCGCTGTCGGACCCGCGCTGGCTCAAGCCTTACTCTGGCCTGTATTGGCAGGTGGACGCCATGGCGCCAGACGGGCGGGAGCGGGCAGGGGTGTTGCGCTCGCGCTCGTTGTGGGACACCAGCCTGGCGCTGCAGGTGGATGCGTTGGCCGATGGCGCCGTGCATGTGCACGAGATGGCAGGGCCGCAGGGCGCGCCTTTGCTGGTGCTGGAGCGCACGGTGCGCGCAGAGGGCGTGCATGCAGCGCGCTGGCGCTTGATGGTGGCCGCCGACCTGCAGGCCACGCAGGCGGCCACCGCCCGGTTCACGGGCGTGCTGGCGCTGTCGCTGGCGGTGCTGCTGGTGCTGCTGGCCGCCGCCGCCTGGGCGCAGGTGGCCTTAGGGCTCAAGCCCCTGCAGGCCCTGCAGCGTGCGGTGCAAGACGTGCAAGAGGCTCGGGCTTCGCAATTGCAGGGCCGCTTCCCTGCCGAAGTGCAGCCACTGGTCGACGACTTCAATGCCGTGCTGCGCCGCCATGGCGAGGTGGTGGAGCGCGCACGCACCCAGGCGGGCAACCTGGCCCATGCGCTCAAGACGCCCCTCACGGTGCTGGACAACGCGGCCAGTGTGCAACCGCCCACGGATGAACAGGAACTGGCGGCGCTGGTGCGCGAGCAGGTGGTGGTGGCACGCAGGCACATCGACTGGCACCTGGCGCGGTCGCGGGTGGCGGCGTCTGCGCACTTGCCCGGGCAGCGCACCGCGCTGCAGCCGGTGGTGGAGGGCCTGGTGCGCGTGATGAACAAGGTGCATGCGGACCGGGCGCTGGACATCAGCGTTGCGCCGCCTCCGGTGCCGTTGTTCTTCGCGGGCGAGGCGCAGGATCTGCAGGAAATGCTGGGCAACCTGCTGGACAACGCCTGCAAGTGGGCTCGCTCCGCAGTGCGCTTGCAGGCGCAGCTGCTGCCCGCCGGATCTGAACCTGCGCAGCCCCAACTGGTGGTTGCGGTGGAGGACGACGGCCCTGGCATTGATGCCGCGCAGCGTGCACAAGCACTGGAGCGCGGCGTGCGCCTGGACGAAACCGTGCCCGGAACGGGGCTGGGTCTGGCCATCGTGCAGGACCTGGCGGCGTTGTACGGCGGGCGGCTGGATCTGGAGCCTGCAGGCCTTGGCGGTTTGCGGGCGACGCTCACCCTGCCGGCTGCAAACGCACATTGA
- a CDS encoding response regulator transcription factor, translating to MRILLVEDDTLLRAQLRTALQGAGYTVDEADNGRDAQFLGETEAVDAVVLDLGLPVVDGLTVLKRWRAAGRNMPVLILTARDNWHEKVAGIDAGADDYLTKPFHLEELLARLRALIRRASGQASAVLQCGDWSLDTRSGRVTCAGQPVTLTAHEYKVLDYLMHRPGVLVSRAELTEHIYAQDFDRDSNTIEVFVGRLRKKMLPSAGSSADPAASARIETVRGMGYRLVPP from the coding sequence ATGCGCATCCTGCTGGTAGAAGACGACACCCTGCTGCGCGCCCAGCTGCGCACGGCACTGCAAGGCGCGGGCTACACCGTGGACGAGGCGGACAACGGCCGCGATGCGCAGTTCTTGGGCGAGACCGAGGCGGTGGATGCCGTGGTGCTGGACCTGGGCCTGCCGGTGGTGGACGGGCTCACAGTGCTCAAGCGCTGGCGGGCTGCGGGGCGCAACATGCCAGTGCTGATCCTCACCGCGCGCGACAACTGGCACGAAAAAGTCGCGGGCATCGACGCCGGTGCCGACGATTACCTGACCAAGCCCTTTCACCTCGAAGAACTGCTGGCGCGCCTGCGCGCACTCATCCGCCGCGCCAGCGGGCAGGCATCGGCCGTGCTGCAGTGCGGAGACTGGTCGCTGGACACCCGCAGCGGCCGCGTGACTTGCGCGGGCCAGCCGGTGACGCTGACAGCCCATGAATACAAGGTGCTCGACTACCTGATGCACCGTCCCGGCGTGCTGGTCTCCCGTGCGGAACTGACCGAACACATCTACGCGCAGGACTTTGACCGGGACTCGAACACCATCGAGGTGTTTGTGGGGCGCCTGCGCAAAAAGATGTTGCCCTCTGCAGGTTCGTCGGCGGACCCGGCGGCTTCGGCCCGCATTGAGACCGTGCGTGGTATGGGCTACCGCCTGGTGCCGCCATGA
- a CDS encoding diheme cytochrome c: MKKPAPLRPAALAAAACALTLLSLSSAHADSGRATPRNVPNAYTQECAACHTAYPPGLLPAASWNRVMTGLDKHYGTDASLDAATVRQLNQWLQAHAGTYKRVNEEPPEDRITRSAWFERKHRKIEPATWKLASVKSAANCAACHTGADQGQFDEHNLRMPVGLDARSRRAWND, encoded by the coding sequence ATGAAAAAACCAGCCCCATTACGCCCTGCGGCCCTCGCCGCCGCTGCGTGCGCGCTGACCCTGCTGTCCCTCTCCAGCGCCCACGCGGACAGCGGGCGTGCCACGCCCCGCAACGTGCCCAACGCCTACACGCAGGAATGCGCCGCCTGCCACACGGCCTACCCGCCCGGCCTGCTGCCCGCAGCGTCGTGGAACCGCGTGATGACGGGCCTCGACAAGCACTACGGCACCGACGCATCGCTGGACGCGGCCACCGTGCGCCAGCTCAACCAGTGGTTGCAGGCCCACGCCGGCACCTATAAGCGCGTGAACGAAGAGCCACCCGAGGACCGCATCACCCGCTCGGCCTGGTTTGAACGCAAGCACCGCAAGATCGAACCCGCCACCTGGAAGCTCGCCAGCGTGAAAAGCGCCGCCAACTGCGCGGCCTGCCACACAGGCGCAGACCAGGGGCAGTTTGACGAACACAACCTGCGCATGCCTGTAGGGCTGGATGCCCGTTCCCGCCGCGCCTGGAACGACTGA
- a CDS encoding cation-translocating P-type ATPase: MPPTDSPTGLDPALAAQRLRDEGPNELGISQRRTLRDMAWDVVTEPMFLLLLGAGAIYLAMGDAHEALILLGFVVIIMAITVLQERRTDNALNALRDLSSPRALALRGGTLVRIAGRDVVREDLLMIAEGDRIPADGTLLQAHELAANESMLTGESEPVAKQPADKVFAGTLVVSGQGLLQVTAVGRHTELGRIGQSLDTIALQASPLREEMARLTRRLVAIGLSLCALLVALFWALRGDWLQAVLAGITLAMGVLPQELPVIMIIFLALAARRLAAQQVLTRRLNAIETLGQTTVLCVDKTGTLTQNRMAVAALCIAGQELDVQNLPAAADGSALPDAFHELLEYAVLASEIEPHDPMEQAFHRMAADHLVDTEHLHPAWSLAREYELSPQLLAMSHLWRDGTSAHDTVATKGAPEAVADLCHLPDAERAAVSAQAARLADRGLRVLGVAKARHRTQDTWPDAQHDFDFEWLGLVALADPLRPEVPQAVALCRQAGIRVVMITGDHPRTARAIAAQAGIANDRVITGDELAQMSPQELANQVQQVSVFARIKPHQKLALVEALKAQGEVVAMTGDGVNDAPALKAAHIGIAMGQRGTDVAREAAALVLLHDDFAAIVPAIHRGRQTFANLRQAMVYTLAVHVPIIGLALLPVLFGLPLVLAPLHIAFLELVIDPACSIVFEAEEGAADLMQQPPRAANEPLLSARHILLSVLQGSVVTAAVVGLYAWLLGQPAHAATASTAAFVVLVAANAALILPSRSSQTSWRSLWAGLTPVSLWVAGGTLAALAAITTVPWLANAFRFVPLSPLHWLMALLAGLLLTVVFAANKRWLRPKAPALRPSPA; this comes from the coding sequence ATGCCACCGACCGACTCCCCCACCGGGCTCGACCCGGCCCTCGCCGCCCAGCGCCTGCGCGACGAGGGCCCCAACGAACTGGGCATCAGCCAGCGCCGCACGCTGCGCGACATGGCCTGGGACGTGGTCACCGAGCCCATGTTCCTGCTGTTGCTGGGCGCAGGCGCCATCTACCTCGCCATGGGCGATGCGCATGAGGCGCTGATCCTGCTGGGCTTTGTGGTGATCATCATGGCGATCACGGTGCTGCAGGAGCGCCGCACCGACAACGCGCTGAACGCCCTGCGCGACCTCTCCAGCCCCCGCGCGCTGGCATTGCGCGGCGGCACCCTGGTGCGCATTGCAGGCCGCGACGTGGTGCGCGAAGACCTGCTGATGATTGCCGAGGGCGACCGCATCCCCGCCGACGGCACGCTGCTGCAGGCCCACGAGCTGGCCGCCAACGAGTCGATGCTGACCGGCGAGTCCGAGCCTGTGGCAAAGCAACCGGCGGACAAGGTGTTTGCAGGCACGCTGGTGGTCAGCGGCCAGGGCCTGCTGCAGGTGACCGCCGTGGGCCGCCACACGGAGCTGGGCCGCATTGGCCAATCGCTCGACACCATTGCCCTGCAGGCTTCGCCGCTGCGCGAAGAAATGGCGCGGCTCACGCGCAGGCTGGTGGCCATCGGCCTGTCGCTGTGCGCGCTGCTGGTGGCCCTGTTCTGGGCGCTGCGGGGCGACTGGCTGCAGGCCGTGCTGGCGGGCATCACGCTGGCCATGGGGGTGCTGCCGCAAGAGCTGCCAGTGATCATGATCATCTTCCTGGCCTTGGCCGCGCGGCGGCTGGCGGCGCAGCAGGTGCTCACGCGGCGGCTCAACGCCATCGAGACGCTGGGGCAAACCACCGTGCTGTGCGTGGACAAGACCGGCACCCTGACGCAGAACCGCATGGCAGTGGCGGCGCTCTGCATTGCGGGGCAGGAGCTGGATGTGCAGAACCTGCCCGCCGCAGCGGATGGCAGCGCGCTGCCCGATGCCTTCCACGAACTGCTCGAATACGCCGTGCTGGCCAGCGAGATCGAGCCGCACGACCCCATGGAGCAGGCCTTTCACCGCATGGCGGCGGACCACCTGGTGGACACCGAGCACCTGCACCCCGCATGGTCGCTGGCGCGCGAATACGAGCTGTCCCCCCAGCTGCTGGCCATGAGCCACCTGTGGCGCGACGGCACCTCGGCGCACGACACGGTAGCCACCAAGGGCGCACCCGAAGCCGTGGCCGACCTTTGCCACCTGCCCGACGCCGAGCGCGCCGCCGTCAGCGCCCAGGCCGCACGCCTGGCCGACCGGGGCCTGCGGGTGCTGGGCGTGGCCAAGGCCCGGCACCGCACACAAGACACCTGGCCCGACGCCCAGCACGACTTTGACTTTGAGTGGCTGGGCCTGGTGGCCCTGGCCGACCCGCTGCGCCCCGAGGTGCCCCAGGCCGTTGCGCTGTGCCGCCAGGCGGGCATTCGCGTGGTGATGATCACCGGTGACCACCCCCGCACCGCGCGCGCCATTGCAGCCCAGGCGGGCATCGCCAACGACCGCGTGATCACCGGCGACGAGCTGGCACAGATGTCGCCCCAGGAGCTGGCCAACCAGGTGCAGCAGGTCAGCGTGTTTGCCCGCATCAAGCCGCACCAGAAGCTGGCACTGGTCGAAGCCCTCAAGGCCCAAGGCGAGGTGGTGGCCATGACCGGTGACGGCGTGAACGATGCCCCGGCCCTCAAGGCTGCACACATCGGCATCGCCATGGGACAGCGCGGCACCGACGTGGCGCGCGAGGCTGCGGCCCTGGTGCTGCTGCACGATGACTTCGCCGCCATCGTGCCGGCGATTCACCGGGGGCGGCAGACCTTTGCCAACCTGCGCCAGGCCATGGTCTACACGCTGGCGGTGCATGTGCCCATCATTGGGCTGGCGCTGCTGCCGGTGCTGTTCGGGCTGCCGCTGGTGCTGGCGCCGCTGCACATCGCGTTTCTGGAACTGGTCATCGACCCGGCCTGCTCCATCGTGTTCGAGGCCGAAGAAGGCGCGGCCGACCTCATGCAGCAGCCGCCCCGCGCGGCCAACGAGCCACTGCTGTCCGCCCGCCACATCCTGCTGAGCGTGCTGCAGGGCAGCGTGGTGACGGCCGCCGTGGTGGGCCTGTATGCCTGGCTGCTGGGCCAGCCCGCCCATGCCGCCACCGCCAGCACGGCCGCGTTTGTGGTGCTGGTGGCCGCCAACGCCGCACTCATCCTGCCCAGCCGCAGCAGTCAGACAAGCTGGCGCAGCCTGTGGGCAGGCCTCACCCCGGTCAGCCTGTGGGTGGCAGGCGGCACGCTGGCCGCGCTGGCGGCCATCACTACCGTGCCGTGGCTGGCCAATGCTTTCCGGTTTGTGCCGCTGTCGCCCCTGCACTGGTTAATGGCCTTGCTGGCCGGGCTGCTGCTCACGGTGGTGTTTGCTGCCAACAAACGGTGGCTGCGACCCAAGGCACCAGCGCTCCGTCCTTCACCCGCCTGA
- a CDS encoding cytochrome b/b6 domain-containing protein produces MTNTPTLHPADASAPPAPAKAPSRRVTDAPTRMFHWLFALCFAGAYATADGEHWRLLHVTLGYTMAGLLGFRLLYGIFGPRTSGLGLLWRKLAGAPAWLRALPQASSVTQINWRQSQNLLMALAIVLLLALVVPLTLSGYATYNDWGAALGGNWMGEAMEEVHEFFGNALLFVVLAHIALIAGLSVLRRKNQALPMLTGRVEGKGPDLVPKNRTWLAALLLIATLAFGAWQWQQSPSGWVANGTSTERQRHHDDD; encoded by the coding sequence ATGACCAACACACCCACCCTCCATCCCGCCGACGCCTCGGCGCCACCCGCCCCCGCCAAGGCCCCCAGCCGCCGGGTGACCGATGCGCCCACGCGCATGTTCCACTGGCTGTTTGCACTGTGCTTTGCCGGGGCCTACGCCACGGCCGACGGCGAGCACTGGCGGCTGCTGCACGTCACACTGGGCTACACCATGGCGGGGCTGCTGGGCTTTCGCTTGCTGTACGGCATCTTCGGGCCGCGCACCTCGGGCCTGGGCCTGCTGTGGCGCAAGCTCGCGGGGGCACCCGCATGGCTGCGCGCCCTGCCCCAGGCCTCTTCCGTCACGCAAATCAACTGGCGCCAGAGCCAGAACCTGCTGATGGCGCTGGCCATCGTGCTGCTGCTGGCGCTGGTGGTGCCCCTCACCCTCAGTGGCTACGCCACGTACAACGACTGGGGCGCTGCGCTGGGTGGCAACTGGATGGGCGAAGCGATGGAAGAAGTGCATGAGTTCTTCGGCAACGCTCTTCTGTTTGTGGTGTTGGCCCATATCGCGCTGATTGCTGGCTTGAGCGTGCTGCGCCGCAAGAACCAGGCCCTGCCCATGCTCACCGGCCGGGTGGAGGGCAAGGGGCCCGACCTGGTCCCCAAGAACCGCACCTGGCTCGCCGCCCTGCTGCTGATCGCAACCCTGGCCTTTGGCGCCTGGCAGTGGCAGCAGTCGCCCAGCGGATGGGTGGCCAACGGCACATCCACCGAACGCCAGCGGCACCACGATGACGACTGA
- a CDS encoding PepSY domain-containing protein has product MFFSLQPGSAHSPVKRWRLAACVLCAAALAMPPAVASGKDDHDRARQAVQAGQVLPLPTVLERLQREVPGQVLEVELEQERERWIYEIKLLTPAGQLTKVKLDARTAEVLRVRSRESREDQSRSRDNR; this is encoded by the coding sequence ATGTTTTTCTCTCTCCAACCTGGTTCTGCGCACAGCCCCGTGAAGCGGTGGCGCCTGGCGGCTTGTGTGTTGTGCGCTGCCGCACTGGCCATGCCACCCGCCGTGGCCAGCGGCAAGGACGACCATGACCGCGCCCGGCAGGCTGTGCAGGCGGGCCAGGTGCTGCCGCTGCCCACGGTGCTGGAGCGCTTGCAGCGCGAGGTGCCGGGGCAGGTGCTGGAAGTGGAGCTGGAGCAGGAGCGCGAGCGCTGGATTTACGAGATCAAGCTGCTGACGCCTGCCGGGCAGTTGACCAAGGTCAAGCTCGATGCGCGCACGGCCGAGGTGCTGCGTGTGCGGTCGCGAGAATCGCGCGAAGATCAGTCGAGAAGCCGGGACAATCGCTGA